From Erwinia sp. HDF1-3R, one genomic window encodes:
- the ffh gene encoding signal recognition particle protein produces the protein MFDNLTDRLSQTLRNISGRGRLTEDNIKDTLREVRMALLEADVALPVVRDFIGRVKERAVGQDVNKSLTPGQEFVKIVQNELVVAMGAENNTLNLAAQPPAVVLMAGLQGAGKTTSVGKLGKFLREKHKKKVLVVSADVYRPAAIKQLETLAEQVGVDFCPSDLSQKPVDIVKNALQQAKLKFYDVLLVDTAGRLHVDEAMMDEIKQVHAAINPVETLFVVDAMTGQDAANTAKAFNEALPLTGVVLTKVDGDARGGAALSIRHITGKPIKFMGVGEKTDALEPFYPDRIASRILGMGDVLSLIEDIESKVDRAQAEKLASKLKKGDGFDLNDFLDQLKQMRNMGGMASLMGKLPGMGQLPDNVKSQMDDKVLVRMEAMINSMTRKEREKPEIIKGSRKRRIATGSGMQVQDVNRLLKQFDDMQRMMKKMKKGGMAKMMRGMKGMMPPGFPGR, from the coding sequence ATGTTTGATAATTTAACCGACAGATTGTCGCAGACCCTGCGCAATATCAGTGGCCGCGGAAGGCTGACAGAAGACAACATCAAGGACACCCTGCGTGAAGTGCGTATGGCGCTGCTTGAGGCGGACGTTGCGCTGCCGGTGGTGCGGGACTTTATTGGCCGCGTAAAAGAGCGCGCAGTAGGCCAGGACGTCAATAAGAGCCTCACGCCCGGTCAGGAGTTCGTCAAGATAGTCCAGAACGAGCTGGTCGTGGCGATGGGGGCGGAAAATAATACCCTCAACCTCGCGGCTCAGCCCCCGGCGGTCGTCCTGATGGCGGGCCTGCAGGGTGCGGGTAAAACCACCAGCGTCGGTAAGCTGGGTAAATTCCTGCGCGAAAAGCACAAGAAAAAAGTGCTGGTGGTCTCGGCCGACGTATATCGCCCGGCGGCGATCAAACAGCTGGAGACGCTTGCTGAACAGGTTGGCGTGGATTTCTGCCCTTCCGATCTCAGCCAGAAGCCGGTCGACATTGTTAAAAACGCGCTTCAGCAGGCAAAGCTGAAATTCTACGACGTGCTGCTGGTGGATACCGCCGGCCGTCTGCACGTTGACGAAGCCATGATGGACGAAATCAAACAGGTTCATGCCGCGATTAATCCGGTTGAAACCCTGTTTGTGGTCGATGCGATGACCGGCCAGGACGCCGCCAATACGGCAAAAGCGTTTAATGAAGCGCTGCCGCTGACCGGTGTCGTGCTGACCAAGGTCGACGGTGATGCACGAGGTGGTGCGGCCCTCTCTATCCGTCATATCACCGGCAAACCGATCAAATTTATGGGCGTGGGTGAGAAAACCGACGCGCTGGAACCCTTCTACCCGGACCGTATTGCCTCGCGTATCTTAGGCATGGGCGACGTGCTGTCGCTGATCGAAGATATCGAAAGCAAAGTTGACCGTGCCCAGGCGGAGAAACTCGCCAGCAAGCTCAAAAAAGGCGATGGCTTCGATCTGAACGACTTTCTGGATCAGCTTAAGCAGATGCGTAACATGGGCGGCATGGCCAGCCTGATGGGTAAGCTGCCGGGTATGGGGCAACTGCCGGACAACGTGAAGTCACAGATGGACGATAAGGTGCTGGTGCGTATGGAGGCGATGATTAACTCCATGACGCGTAAAGAGCGTGAGAAGCCGGAAATTATCAAAGGCTCACGCAAGCGCCGTATTGCAACAGGTTCTGGCATGCAGGTGCAGGACGTTAACCGCTTGCTTAAGCAGTTTGACGACATGCAGCGCATGATGAAGAAGATGAAGAAGGGCGGTATGGCGAAGATGATGCGCGGCATGAAGGGTATGATGCCGCCGGGATTCCCAGGCCGATAA
- a CDS encoding inner membrane protein YpjD — translation MAVFSIVALCAYSSSLALIVPSLLRKQSGWRRLAVISAFIALFCHAVALEQRIFAMGSGQNLSLLNIASLVSLIICAIMTIVASRNRGWILLPIVYSFALINLAFATFVPNAFITHLETTPVMLVHIGFALFAYSTLIIAALYALQLAWIDYLLKHKKLAFSSDIPPLMTIERKMFHITQVGVVLLTLVLCTGLFYMHDLFSRENIDKAVLSILAWFVYIVLLWGHYHEGWRGRRVAWFNCGGALLLTMAYFGSRMLQHFLTS, via the coding sequence ATGGCCGTTTTTTCGATTGTCGCCCTGTGCGCCTACTCCTCCAGCCTTGCCCTGATTGTCCCCAGCCTGCTGCGCAAACAGAGCGGCTGGCGTCGACTGGCCGTCATCTCAGCGTTTATTGCGCTGTTTTGCCACGCCGTAGCGCTGGAGCAGCGGATTTTTGCCATGGGCAGCGGCCAGAATCTGAGCCTGCTGAATATTGCTTCGCTGGTTAGCCTGATTATCTGCGCGATTATGACCATCGTCGCCTCGCGCAATCGCGGCTGGATACTGCTGCCCATCGTTTACAGCTTCGCGCTGATTAACCTGGCCTTTGCGACCTTTGTGCCCAATGCCTTTATCACGCATCTGGAAACCACACCGGTCATGCTGGTGCACATCGGTTTTGCGCTATTCGCCTATTCCACGCTAATTATTGCTGCACTTTATGCCCTCCAGCTGGCCTGGATAGACTACCTTCTTAAGCATAAGAAGCTGGCATTCAGTAGCGATATCCCCCCGCTGATGACCATCGAACGCAAGATGTTTCATATCACGCAGGTGGGCGTGGTGCTGCTGACGCTGGTGCTGTGCACCGGCCTGTTCTATATGCATGATTTATTCAGCCGCGAGAATATCGACAAGGCCGTTCTGTCCATTCTCGCCTGGTTTGTTTATATCGTTTTACTCTGGGGTCACTACCATGAGGGCTGGCGCGGACGCCGCGTAGCCTGGTTCAACTGTGGCGGCGCATTGCTGCTGACGATGGCCTACTTTGGTAGCCGGATGCTGCAACACTTCCTGACCTCCTGA